From Drosophila suzukii chromosome 2R, CBGP_Dsuzu_IsoJpt1.0, whole genome shotgun sequence, a single genomic window includes:
- the LOC108009801 gene encoding uncharacterized protein, whose amino-acid sequence MDFTKTSSVEETENTENSGHAKNLHENVSKFYATIGTISRNIRKDDWSYLQRHPEIRAIIRVITTEAIKAEPSNIYDFTANLFTPDRDEEMVEKINKQLKWLNEQLRGGTWNPADGDTPFSETSETSSENNCPTDLNTAEKLDVAERLVCPENYKPNCKKC is encoded by the exons ATGGATTTTACAAAAACTTCCAGCGTTGAAGAAACCGAAAACACTGAGAACAGCGGTCATGCAAAAAACTTGCACGAAAATGTGTCCAAATTCTATGCTACCATAGGAACTATCTCAAGAAACATTCGCAAAGACGACTGGTCATACTTGCAACGCCATCCAGAGATACGTGCCATAATTCGAGTCATTACCACCGAGGCGATCAAGGCTGAGCCATCGAATATTTATGATTTCACGGCTAATTTATTCACTCCCGATAGAGACGAGGAGATGGTAGaaaag ATAAATAAGCAACTTAAGTGGCTCAATGAGCAGTTGAGAGGAGGTACATGGAATCCGGCAGATGGAGATACTCCGTTTTCTGAAACTAGCGAGACGTCTTCAGAAAACAACTGTCCTACCGATTTAAATACTGCTGAGAAACTAGATGTGGCCGAAAGGCTGGTGTGTCCTGAAAATTACAAGCCGAATTGCAAGAAATGTTGA
- the Cam gene encoding calmodulin isoform X2, with product MADQLTEEQIAEFKEAFSLFDKDGDGTITTKELGTVMRSLGQNPTEAELQDMINEVDADGNGTIDFPEFLTMMARKMKDTDSEEEIREAFRVFDKDGNGFISAAELRHVMTNLGEKLTDEEVDEMIREADIDGDGQVNYEEFVTMMTSK from the exons ATG GCCGATCAGCTGACAGAGGAACAGATCGCTGAGTTCAAAGAGGCATTCTCGCTATTCGACAAAGACGGCGATGGCACCATCACAACAAAGGAGTTGGGCACAGTCATGCGATCCCTGGGCCAGAACCCCACAGAGGCCGAGCTGCAGGACATGATCAACGAGGTTGATGCCGACG GCAACGGCACAATTGACTTCCCAGAATTCCTTACAATGATGGCACGCAAAATGAAGGACACCGATAGCGAAGAGGAGATCCGGGAAGCCTTCAGAGTGTTCGACAAGGACGGCAACGGCTTCATCTCGGCGGCCGAGTTGCGTCACGTGATGACAAATCTGGGCGAGAAACTCACAGACGAGGAGGTCGACGAGATGATCCGTGAGGCTGATATCGATGGTGACGGTCAGGTCAATTACGAAG AATTCGTGACTATGATGACATCGAAGTGA
- the Cam gene encoding calmodulin isoform X1 produces the protein MADQLTEEQIAEFKEAFSLFDKDGDGTITTKELGTVMRSLGQNPTEAELQDMINEVDADGNGTIDFPEFLTMMARKMKDTDSEEEIREAFRVFDKDGNGFISAAELRHVMTNLGEKLTDEEVDEMIREADIDGDGQVNYEEFVTMMTSK, from the exons GCCGATCAGCTGACAGAGGAACAGATCGCTGAGTTCAAAGAGGCATTCTCGCTATTCGACAAAGACGGCGATGGCACCATCACAACAAAGGAGTTGGGCACAGTCATGCGATCCCTGGGCCAGAACCCCACAGAGGCCGAGCTGCAGGACATGATCAACGAGGTTGATGCCGACG GCAACGGCACAATTGACTTCCCAGAATTCCTTACAATGATGGCACGCAAAATGAAGGACACCGATAGCGAAGAGGAGATCCGGGAAGCCTTCAGAGTGTTCGACAAGGACGGCAACGGCTTCATCTCGGCGGCCGAGTTGCGTCACGTGATGACAAATCTGGGCGAGAAACTCACAGACGAGGAGGTCGACGAGATGATCCGTGAGGCTGATATCGATGGTGACGGTCAGGTCAATTACGAAG AATTCGTGACTATGATGACATCGAAGTGA